The Bradyrhizobium diazoefficiens genome contains the following window.
TCCTCGCGGGTGTTGCCGGCGGCGCATCCGTTGGAATCGGTGTGGAAGCCGCCATAGAAGAAATACAGCAAGCCGGTCGGAAGATATTTGAAGCGCTTGTCGCGCAACGACCAGACCGGCGACCACTCGGTGCTGGTCGCGGGATCGAACGGCTCGGGGACGGGATGTGAATCGTCATGAAGCGGGACGTGCCGGTTCTGAAACTGCATGTCGCTGAAGAACTGGACGTCATTGGGAAGCAGCGCGTCACCGGGCGGGAAATCGGCAAAGCGGCGCTTCGCCCTGATCTCGTCACCCTGGAAGATTCCCGAGTAGCGCTCGATCGCCTCCATCAACGCGCTGGCCTCACCCTGCTCGGCCGTGGAGCCCTTGCCGAAACTGCCGCCACTGAGGCCGGACCTGAGCTGGTCGACGTTCCAGGCCGGCGCGGAGAAATTGTGGTGGGCGAAGAAATTGGTGTTCATCGGCAGATCGACCTCGATCCGCTCGAGCCGTGACACCACGCCGGTCAGCGGACTGACGTGCTTGCGATAGTGCGCCACGGTCGCCCGCGACGTCACGGTGCGGTAGCCGCCGCTGGTCATGACGAGCTTTTTGCCCTCGGCAATCTCGATCGGCACTGCTGCCCGTCGCGGATTCCTCAGCTTTTTGCTGCCGCAGGCCGAACATTGCGGACGTTTCGCGACGTAGTGCTTGGCGATGACGGCCCCGGTCAGGTCGAAGCTTGCGATGTGATCGTTGAGATCGGTGCGAAACCCTGAAGCGATTGCCTTGGCGATTTCGACGGCCGCGAAGTGGATCGCGGTCTGCCCGACGGTGTCGCTGACCAGTGGCGATATGGCGACCGCCTGCGCCGTGCCGCGGTCGAGAAATCCCTTGATCTCGCGATTGCGGATCATGCGATCGTGCAGGCAGGTCCAGCACGCGCTCTCGCCCGGCTTGAACACAGGGCCGACCAGCGGAAACACGCCGGACGGCTGGACCAGCAGCCAAGGTGTCCCGTCGGCGACGCGTTCCCGGTTCAATTCGGCAAGCCGTGGCTCGAGGTAATCGTTCACGAGCGTGATGGTCAGCTTGGGCGACCGCTTGGCGATGTGAACCCCGAGCTTGCCCAACGCCGCGCTCAGTTCGCTCGCGCCTTTGACGTCGATCGATTCCACCCGCACAGGCCAATTGCGCAGGTTCTCCGCGGCGATCTCCGGCGGCAGGCCGAGGCTGGCCCAATATCCGTCAACGGCGCCCGTGTGCGATGCTCCGCTGACGACATAGCGGCGCTCCAATAGCCGCCTGATCGCTTCCTCGATCTCGGGGATGGGAAAGCGCTTCGAAAGCTGGCGAACGATGTC
Protein-coding sequences here:
- a CDS encoding TOMM precursor leader peptide-binding protein, encoding MTVKRKSRTAKQPHKGILRFAPNLTAYLLPPNAVCLYSENRKFFLHGDLYCAVAGAIGKNGKAAPDIVRQLSKRFPIPEIEEAIRRLLERRYVVSGASHTGAVDGYWASLGLPPEIAAENLRNWPVRVESIDVKGASELSAALGKLGVHIAKRSPKLTITLVNDYLEPRLAELNRERVADGTPWLLVQPSGVFPLVGPVFKPGESACWTCLHDRMIRNREIKGFLDRGTAQAVAISPLVSDTVGQTAIHFAAVEIAKAIASGFRTDLNDHIASFDLTGAVIAKHYVAKRPQCSACGSKKLRNPRRAAVPIEIAEGKKLVMTSGGYRTVTSRATVAHYRKHVSPLTGVVSRLERIEVDLPMNTNFFAHHNFSAPAWNVDQLRSGLSGGSFGKGSTAEQGEASALMEAIERYSGIFQGDEIRAKRRFADFPPGDALLPNDVQFFSDMQFQNRHVPLHDDSHPVPEPFDPATSTEWSPVWSLRDKRFKYLPTGLLYFFYGGFHTDSNGCAAGNTREEAIVQGFLELVERDAYAIWWYNRVRRAELDLAQFEDSYVRDLQSQFADAGRRLWVLDITTDLGIPSYVAIMHWMQDGHENIEFGSGSHFDRRIALLRSLTELTQFMSIGMMGGGSGEKPSLDGITPLRLEDYPFLIPDDNPLLPPAPGLRVHDNTRDQVNACVEIATRAGYDFLVLDQTRPDVEVPVVRVLVPGLRHFYRRFGPGRLYDVPVKLGLLDRPRLESELTPFLPHT